One window of the Misgurnus anguillicaudatus chromosome 8, ASM2758022v2, whole genome shotgun sequence genome contains the following:
- the lrrfip1b gene encoding uncharacterized protein lrrfip1b isoform X10, whose amino-acid sequence MATQLTGRKRIPNREKLSAEDDALSQIAREAEARLAAKRAARAEAREIRMKELERQQKEIYHAHKKYYGLDNKWGHIEQWMEDSERYSRHTRRHTSISDDEERMSVGSRGSLRGSLYEESSYSGSRRFSGSSTRVPSDYNGFLGSGSRASSRASSARASPVVEERSDFLEKGSRTASTLSAATLASLGGGSSRRGSCDTSVSADTEASIREMKDSLVEVEEKYRKAMVSNAHLDNEKTNLMYQVDTLRETLMEMEELLCETRRECEEKTRAYEREHHAHSVLKVQFEEMKETLKQSEELLTEAQQSHGKQKDYIREISDLQETLEWKDKKIRALERQKEYSDIIHDERDTLRDEISRLRDALKKHGIVLGSKVTTNGEVADGSIDGHVSAEPASRMIQDAHTPTISGEGMLGRTPEHYNIPKTQTEIAGNLWWTTQVLEKSSPNQQMQDGERNEKDNSSEERIDIDDLGPSDSLRDETTEDNQTESSEQEINHSSENEVRMFRAPTNKAIRTQRNLLNPNKENLIQFKSTLNETPPDKLKTVVVGKRLNAKGGSYSKMSKKSTECRFNSSQPLTCTPVNDSTVMSKTSTSEIDLSTKTSQSVPRKPLKQYQKISVQYNTETRRSENRIPLGVTDATKISHDLMLEPTVFNEEGIFNIAGGNNTQAWNQETDVESVLDTFNMPVEYKGVAFLLDSCEEAFALDVALLASDEIGVHCSTTVGVGEPIADKSQTLLKTKMKLKRIFSCCVS is encoded by the exons ATGGCAACTCAATTAACGGGAAGGAAAAGAATTCCTAACCGAGAGAAACTGTCTGCGGAGGATGATGCTCTGAGTCAAATAGCCCGAGAG GCGGAGGCCAGGCTAGCAGCTAAACGGGCTGCCCGGGCAGAAGCTCGAGAAATCCGTATGAAGGAACTGGAGAGGCAACAAAAAGAG ATATATCATGCACACAAG AAATACTATGGGCTGGACAACAAATGGGGCCATATTGAACAGTGGATG GAAGACAGTGAGCGGTATTCTCGCCACACTCGGAGACACACTTCG ATATCAGATGATGAGGAGCGCATGTCTGTTGGCAGTCGAGGCAGTTTAAGG GGCTCACTGTATGAAGAGAGTTCATATTCTGGCTCTAGGCGTTTCAGTGGGTCCAGCACAAGAGTC CCTTCAGACTACAATGGCTTTCTTGGCTCTGGTTCGAGGGCCTCATCTAGGGCCAGTTCAGCTCGTGCCAGCCCTGTG gtgGAGGAAAGATCAGACTTCCTGGAGAAG GGCTCCAGGACAGCTTCCACGCTTTCTGCTGCAACTCTAGCATCTCTGGGTGGAGGGTCATCACGAAGAGGAAGCTGTGATACCTCGGTTTCTGCTGACACTGAGGCGTCCATACGAGAAATGAAG GACTCCCTGGTGGAGGTGGAAGAGAAATATCGTAAGGCTATGGTGTCCAATGCTCACCTGGACAATGAGAAGACCAACCTGATGTATCAGGTGGACACACTGAGAGAAACTCTGATGGAGATGGAGGAACTTTTGTGTGAGACACGCAGGGAGTGTGAAGAGAAAACCAGG GCGTATGAGCGAGAACATCATGCTCACAGTGTCCTGAAAGTCCAATTTGAGGAGATGAAGGAAACACTAAAGCAGAGTGAAGAGCTATTGACG GAAGCCCAACAGTCGCATGGGAAGCAGAAGGATTACATTAGAGAGATCTCTGACCTGCAAGAAACATTGGAATGGAAAGATAAAAAGATCCGG GCATTAGAGAGACAGAAGGAGTATTCAGACATTATCCATGACGAACGGGACACACTCAGGGATGAGATTTCCCGCCTTAGGGATGCTCTAAAG AAACATGGAATAGTTCTGGGATCTAAGGTGACGACCAACGGAGAAGTAGCAGACGGGTCGATTGATGGCCATGTAAGTGCAGAACCAGCCTCCCGAATGATCCAAGATGCTCACACGCCCACCATAAGCGGAGAAGGCATGTTAG GCAGAACTCCAGAACATTACAACATCCCTAAAACACAAACTGAGATCGCTGGAAATCTGTGGTGGACCACACAGGTGCTTGAGAAGAGTTCACCGAATCAACAGATGCAAGATGGTGAAAGAAACGAGAAGGACAATTCGTCAGAAGAGCGCATTGACATAGATGATCTTGGGCCCAGTGACAGTTTAAGAGATGAGACGACTGAGGACAATCAGACAGAAAGCAGTGAACAAGAAATAAATCATTCTTCTGAGAATGAAGTCAGGATGTTCAGGGCACCTACAAATAAAGCAATTCGGACACAGAGGAATCTTCTAAATCCTAACAAAGAAAATTTAATACAATTTAAGTCAACACTGAATGAAACACCCCCAGATAAATTAAAAACAGTAGTGGTTGGTAAAAGGTTAAATGCAAAGGGGGGTTCTTACtcaaaaatgtctaaaaaatCTACAGAGTGCCGATTTAACTCTTCACAACCCCTAACATGCACTCCAGTTAATGATTCTACAGTTATGAGCAAAACAAGCACGTCAGAGATTGATTTAAGCACTAAAACTTCACAAAGTGTGCCACGGAAACCATTAAAACAGTATCAAAAAATATCTGTACAGTACAATACAGAGACCAGGCGATCAGAGAATAGGATACCCTTAGGAGTCACTGATGCAACCAAAATCTCTCATGATCTAATGCTTGAACCCACAGTCTTTAATGAAGAGGGTATTTTTAATATAGCAGGAGGCAATAATACACAAGCCTGGAACCAGGAGACAGATGTAGAATCAGTGCTAGATACATTTAACATGCCAGTAGAGTACAAGGGCGTTGCATTTCTTCTGGATAGTTGTGAAGAAGCTTTTGCATTGGATGTTGCTCTTTTAGCATCGGATGAAATAGGTGTGCACTGCAGTACAACAGTCGGTGTGGGAGAACCTATTGCAGATAAGTCCCAGACATTACTAAAGACCAAGATGAAGTTAAAGAGGATCTTCAGCTGCTGTGTGTCGTGA
- the lrrfip1b gene encoding uncharacterized protein lrrfip1b isoform X18 codes for MATQLTGRKRIPNREKLSAEDDALSQIAREAEARLAAKRAARAEAREIRMKELERQQKEEDSERYSRHTRRHTSISDDEERMSVGSRGSLRGSLYEESSYSGSRRFSGSSTRVPSDYNGFLGSGSRASSRASSARASPVVEERSDFLEKGSRTASTLSAATLASLGGGSSRRGSCDTSVSADTEASIREMKDSLVEVEEKYRKAMVSNAHLDNEKTNLMYQVDTLRETLMEMEELLCETRRECEEKTRAYEREHHAHSVLKVQFEEMKETLKQSEELLTEAQQSHGKQKDYIREISDLQETLEWKDKKIRALERQKEYSDIIHDERDTLRDEISRLRDALKKHGIVLGSKVTTNGEVADGSIDGHVSAEPASRMIQDAHTPTISGEGMLGRTPEHYNIPKTQTEIAGNLWWTTQVLEKSSPNQQMQDGERNEKDNSSEERIDIDDLGPSDSLRDETTEDNQTESSEQEINHSSENEVRMFRAPTNKAIRTQRNLLNPNKENLIQFKSTLNETPPDKLKTVVVGKRLNAKGGSYSKMSKKSTECRFNSSQPLTCTPVNDSTVMSKTSTSEIDLSTKTSQSVPRKPLKQYQKISVQYNTETRRSENRIPLGVTDATKISHDLMLEPTVFNEEGIFNIAGGNNTQAWNQETDVESVLDTFNMPVEYKGVAFLLDSCEEAFALDVALLASDEIGVHCSTTVGVGEPIADKSQTLLKTKMKLKRIFSCCVS; via the exons ATGGCAACTCAATTAACGGGAAGGAAAAGAATTCCTAACCGAGAGAAACTGTCTGCGGAGGATGATGCTCTGAGTCAAATAGCCCGAGAG GCGGAGGCCAGGCTAGCAGCTAAACGGGCTGCCCGGGCAGAAGCTCGAGAAATCCGTATGAAGGAACTGGAGAGGCAACAAAAAGAG GAAGACAGTGAGCGGTATTCTCGCCACACTCGGAGACACACTTCG ATATCAGATGATGAGGAGCGCATGTCTGTTGGCAGTCGAGGCAGTTTAAGG GGCTCACTGTATGAAGAGAGTTCATATTCTGGCTCTAGGCGTTTCAGTGGGTCCAGCACAAGAGTC CCTTCAGACTACAATGGCTTTCTTGGCTCTGGTTCGAGGGCCTCATCTAGGGCCAGTTCAGCTCGTGCCAGCCCTGTG gtgGAGGAAAGATCAGACTTCCTGGAGAAG GGCTCCAGGACAGCTTCCACGCTTTCTGCTGCAACTCTAGCATCTCTGGGTGGAGGGTCATCACGAAGAGGAAGCTGTGATACCTCGGTTTCTGCTGACACTGAGGCGTCCATACGAGAAATGAAG GACTCCCTGGTGGAGGTGGAAGAGAAATATCGTAAGGCTATGGTGTCCAATGCTCACCTGGACAATGAGAAGACCAACCTGATGTATCAGGTGGACACACTGAGAGAAACTCTGATGGAGATGGAGGAACTTTTGTGTGAGACACGCAGGGAGTGTGAAGAGAAAACCAGG GCGTATGAGCGAGAACATCATGCTCACAGTGTCCTGAAAGTCCAATTTGAGGAGATGAAGGAAACACTAAAGCAGAGTGAAGAGCTATTGACG GAAGCCCAACAGTCGCATGGGAAGCAGAAGGATTACATTAGAGAGATCTCTGACCTGCAAGAAACATTGGAATGGAAAGATAAAAAGATCCGG GCATTAGAGAGACAGAAGGAGTATTCAGACATTATCCATGACGAACGGGACACACTCAGGGATGAGATTTCCCGCCTTAGGGATGCTCTAAAG AAACATGGAATAGTTCTGGGATCTAAGGTGACGACCAACGGAGAAGTAGCAGACGGGTCGATTGATGGCCATGTAAGTGCAGAACCAGCCTCCCGAATGATCCAAGATGCTCACACGCCCACCATAAGCGGAGAAGGCATGTTAG GCAGAACTCCAGAACATTACAACATCCCTAAAACACAAACTGAGATCGCTGGAAATCTGTGGTGGACCACACAGGTGCTTGAGAAGAGTTCACCGAATCAACAGATGCAAGATGGTGAAAGAAACGAGAAGGACAATTCGTCAGAAGAGCGCATTGACATAGATGATCTTGGGCCCAGTGACAGTTTAAGAGATGAGACGACTGAGGACAATCAGACAGAAAGCAGTGAACAAGAAATAAATCATTCTTCTGAGAATGAAGTCAGGATGTTCAGGGCACCTACAAATAAAGCAATTCGGACACAGAGGAATCTTCTAAATCCTAACAAAGAAAATTTAATACAATTTAAGTCAACACTGAATGAAACACCCCCAGATAAATTAAAAACAGTAGTGGTTGGTAAAAGGTTAAATGCAAAGGGGGGTTCTTACtcaaaaatgtctaaaaaatCTACAGAGTGCCGATTTAACTCTTCACAACCCCTAACATGCACTCCAGTTAATGATTCTACAGTTATGAGCAAAACAAGCACGTCAGAGATTGATTTAAGCACTAAAACTTCACAAAGTGTGCCACGGAAACCATTAAAACAGTATCAAAAAATATCTGTACAGTACAATACAGAGACCAGGCGATCAGAGAATAGGATACCCTTAGGAGTCACTGATGCAACCAAAATCTCTCATGATCTAATGCTTGAACCCACAGTCTTTAATGAAGAGGGTATTTTTAATATAGCAGGAGGCAATAATACACAAGCCTGGAACCAGGAGACAGATGTAGAATCAGTGCTAGATACATTTAACATGCCAGTAGAGTACAAGGGCGTTGCATTTCTTCTGGATAGTTGTGAAGAAGCTTTTGCATTGGATGTTGCTCTTTTAGCATCGGATGAAATAGGTGTGCACTGCAGTACAACAGTCGGTGTGGGAGAACCTATTGCAGATAAGTCCCAGACATTACTAAAGACCAAGATGAAGTTAAAGAGGATCTTCAGCTGCTGTGTGTCGTGA
- the lrrfip1b gene encoding uncharacterized protein lrrfip1b isoform X14: MATQLTGRKRIPNREKLSAEDDALSQIAREAEARLAAKRAARAEAREIRMKELERQQKEEDSERYSRHTRRHTSISDDEERMSVGSRGSLRPSALFSENPRSRSHRGSLYEESSYSGSRRFSGSSTRVPSDYNGFLGSGSRASSRASSARASPVVEERSDFLEKGSRTASTLSAATLASLGGGSSRRGSCDTSVSADTEASIREMKDSLVEVEEKYRKAMVSNAHLDNEKTNLMYQVDTLRETLMEMEELLCETRRECEEKTRAYEREHHAHSVLKVQFEEMKETLKQSEELLTEAQQSHGKQKDYIREISDLQETLEWKDKKIRALERQKEYSDIIHDERDTLRDEISRLRDALKKHGIVLGSKVTTNGEVADGSIDGHVSAEPASRMIQDAHTPTISGEGMLGRTPEHYNIPKTQTEIAGNLWWTTQVLEKSSPNQQMQDGERNEKDNSSEERIDIDDLGPSDSLRDETTEDNQTESSEQEINHSSENEVRMFRAPTNKAIRTQRNLLNPNKENLIQFKSTLNETPPDKLKTVVVGKRLNAKGGSYSKMSKKSTECRFNSSQPLTCTPVNDSTVMSKTSTSEIDLSTKTSQSVPRKPLKQYQKISVQYNTETRRSENRIPLGVTDATKISHDLMLEPTVFNEEGIFNIAGGNNTQAWNQETDVESVLDTFNMPVEYKGVAFLLDSCEEAFALDVALLASDEIGVHCSTTVGVGEPIADKSQTLLKTKMKLKRIFSCCVS; this comes from the exons ATGGCAACTCAATTAACGGGAAGGAAAAGAATTCCTAACCGAGAGAAACTGTCTGCGGAGGATGATGCTCTGAGTCAAATAGCCCGAGAG GCGGAGGCCAGGCTAGCAGCTAAACGGGCTGCCCGGGCAGAAGCTCGAGAAATCCGTATGAAGGAACTGGAGAGGCAACAAAAAGAG GAAGACAGTGAGCGGTATTCTCGCCACACTCGGAGACACACTTCG ATATCAGATGATGAGGAGCGCATGTCTGTTGGCAGTCGAGGCAGTTTAAGG CCCTCTGCACTTTTTAGTGAAAATCCCCGCTCAAGAAGTCACAGG GGCTCACTGTATGAAGAGAGTTCATATTCTGGCTCTAGGCGTTTCAGTGGGTCCAGCACAAGAGTC CCTTCAGACTACAATGGCTTTCTTGGCTCTGGTTCGAGGGCCTCATCTAGGGCCAGTTCAGCTCGTGCCAGCCCTGTG gtgGAGGAAAGATCAGACTTCCTGGAGAAG GGCTCCAGGACAGCTTCCACGCTTTCTGCTGCAACTCTAGCATCTCTGGGTGGAGGGTCATCACGAAGAGGAAGCTGTGATACCTCGGTTTCTGCTGACACTGAGGCGTCCATACGAGAAATGAAG GACTCCCTGGTGGAGGTGGAAGAGAAATATCGTAAGGCTATGGTGTCCAATGCTCACCTGGACAATGAGAAGACCAACCTGATGTATCAGGTGGACACACTGAGAGAAACTCTGATGGAGATGGAGGAACTTTTGTGTGAGACACGCAGGGAGTGTGAAGAGAAAACCAGG GCGTATGAGCGAGAACATCATGCTCACAGTGTCCTGAAAGTCCAATTTGAGGAGATGAAGGAAACACTAAAGCAGAGTGAAGAGCTATTGACG GAAGCCCAACAGTCGCATGGGAAGCAGAAGGATTACATTAGAGAGATCTCTGACCTGCAAGAAACATTGGAATGGAAAGATAAAAAGATCCGG GCATTAGAGAGACAGAAGGAGTATTCAGACATTATCCATGACGAACGGGACACACTCAGGGATGAGATTTCCCGCCTTAGGGATGCTCTAAAG AAACATGGAATAGTTCTGGGATCTAAGGTGACGACCAACGGAGAAGTAGCAGACGGGTCGATTGATGGCCATGTAAGTGCAGAACCAGCCTCCCGAATGATCCAAGATGCTCACACGCCCACCATAAGCGGAGAAGGCATGTTAG GCAGAACTCCAGAACATTACAACATCCCTAAAACACAAACTGAGATCGCTGGAAATCTGTGGTGGACCACACAGGTGCTTGAGAAGAGTTCACCGAATCAACAGATGCAAGATGGTGAAAGAAACGAGAAGGACAATTCGTCAGAAGAGCGCATTGACATAGATGATCTTGGGCCCAGTGACAGTTTAAGAGATGAGACGACTGAGGACAATCAGACAGAAAGCAGTGAACAAGAAATAAATCATTCTTCTGAGAATGAAGTCAGGATGTTCAGGGCACCTACAAATAAAGCAATTCGGACACAGAGGAATCTTCTAAATCCTAACAAAGAAAATTTAATACAATTTAAGTCAACACTGAATGAAACACCCCCAGATAAATTAAAAACAGTAGTGGTTGGTAAAAGGTTAAATGCAAAGGGGGGTTCTTACtcaaaaatgtctaaaaaatCTACAGAGTGCCGATTTAACTCTTCACAACCCCTAACATGCACTCCAGTTAATGATTCTACAGTTATGAGCAAAACAAGCACGTCAGAGATTGATTTAAGCACTAAAACTTCACAAAGTGTGCCACGGAAACCATTAAAACAGTATCAAAAAATATCTGTACAGTACAATACAGAGACCAGGCGATCAGAGAATAGGATACCCTTAGGAGTCACTGATGCAACCAAAATCTCTCATGATCTAATGCTTGAACCCACAGTCTTTAATGAAGAGGGTATTTTTAATATAGCAGGAGGCAATAATACACAAGCCTGGAACCAGGAGACAGATGTAGAATCAGTGCTAGATACATTTAACATGCCAGTAGAGTACAAGGGCGTTGCATTTCTTCTGGATAGTTGTGAAGAAGCTTTTGCATTGGATGTTGCTCTTTTAGCATCGGATGAAATAGGTGTGCACTGCAGTACAACAGTCGGTGTGGGAGAACCTATTGCAGATAAGTCCCAGACATTACTAAAGACCAAGATGAAGTTAAAGAGGATCTTCAGCTGCTGTGTGTCGTGA
- the lrrfip1b gene encoding uncharacterized protein lrrfip1b isoform X23 — translation MATQLTGRKRIPNREKLSAEDDALSQIAREAEARLAAKRAARAEAREIRMKELERQQKEIYHAHKEDSERYSRHTRRHTSISDDEERMSVGSRGSLRPSDYNGFLGSGSRASSRASSARASPVVEERSDFLEKGSRTASTLSAATLASLGGGSSRRGSCDTSVSADTEASIREMKDSLVEVEEKYRKAMVSNAHLDNEKTNLMYQVDTLRETLMEMEELLCETRRECEEKTRAYEREHHAHSVLKVQFEEMKETLKQSEELLTEAQQSHGKQKDYIREISDLQETLEWKDKKIRALERQKEYSDIIHDERDTLRDEISRLRDALKKHGIVLGSKVTTNGEVADGSIDGHVSAEPASRMIQDAHTPTISGEGMLGRTPEHYNIPKTQTEIAGNLWWTTQVLEKSSPNQQMQDGERNEKDNSSEERIDIDDLGPSDSLRDETTEDNQTESSEQEINHSSENEVRMFRAPTNKAIRTQRNLLNPNKENLIQFKSTLNETPPDKLKTVVVGKRLNAKGGSYSKMSKKSTECRFNSSQPLTCTPVNDSTVMSKTSTSEIDLSTKTSQSVPRKPLKQYQKISVQYNTETRRSENRIPLGVTDATKISHDLMLEPTVFNEEGIFNIAGGNNTQAWNQETDVESVLDTFNMPVEYKGVAFLLDSCEEAFALDVALLASDEIGVHCSTTVGVGEPIADKSQTLLKTKMKLKRIFSCCVS, via the exons ATGGCAACTCAATTAACGGGAAGGAAAAGAATTCCTAACCGAGAGAAACTGTCTGCGGAGGATGATGCTCTGAGTCAAATAGCCCGAGAG GCGGAGGCCAGGCTAGCAGCTAAACGGGCTGCCCGGGCAGAAGCTCGAGAAATCCGTATGAAGGAACTGGAGAGGCAACAAAAAGAG ATATATCATGCACACAAG GAAGACAGTGAGCGGTATTCTCGCCACACTCGGAGACACACTTCG ATATCAGATGATGAGGAGCGCATGTCTGTTGGCAGTCGAGGCAGTTTAAGG CCTTCAGACTACAATGGCTTTCTTGGCTCTGGTTCGAGGGCCTCATCTAGGGCCAGTTCAGCTCGTGCCAGCCCTGTG gtgGAGGAAAGATCAGACTTCCTGGAGAAG GGCTCCAGGACAGCTTCCACGCTTTCTGCTGCAACTCTAGCATCTCTGGGTGGAGGGTCATCACGAAGAGGAAGCTGTGATACCTCGGTTTCTGCTGACACTGAGGCGTCCATACGAGAAATGAAG GACTCCCTGGTGGAGGTGGAAGAGAAATATCGTAAGGCTATGGTGTCCAATGCTCACCTGGACAATGAGAAGACCAACCTGATGTATCAGGTGGACACACTGAGAGAAACTCTGATGGAGATGGAGGAACTTTTGTGTGAGACACGCAGGGAGTGTGAAGAGAAAACCAGG GCGTATGAGCGAGAACATCATGCTCACAGTGTCCTGAAAGTCCAATTTGAGGAGATGAAGGAAACACTAAAGCAGAGTGAAGAGCTATTGACG GAAGCCCAACAGTCGCATGGGAAGCAGAAGGATTACATTAGAGAGATCTCTGACCTGCAAGAAACATTGGAATGGAAAGATAAAAAGATCCGG GCATTAGAGAGACAGAAGGAGTATTCAGACATTATCCATGACGAACGGGACACACTCAGGGATGAGATTTCCCGCCTTAGGGATGCTCTAAAG AAACATGGAATAGTTCTGGGATCTAAGGTGACGACCAACGGAGAAGTAGCAGACGGGTCGATTGATGGCCATGTAAGTGCAGAACCAGCCTCCCGAATGATCCAAGATGCTCACACGCCCACCATAAGCGGAGAAGGCATGTTAG GCAGAACTCCAGAACATTACAACATCCCTAAAACACAAACTGAGATCGCTGGAAATCTGTGGTGGACCACACAGGTGCTTGAGAAGAGTTCACCGAATCAACAGATGCAAGATGGTGAAAGAAACGAGAAGGACAATTCGTCAGAAGAGCGCATTGACATAGATGATCTTGGGCCCAGTGACAGTTTAAGAGATGAGACGACTGAGGACAATCAGACAGAAAGCAGTGAACAAGAAATAAATCATTCTTCTGAGAATGAAGTCAGGATGTTCAGGGCACCTACAAATAAAGCAATTCGGACACAGAGGAATCTTCTAAATCCTAACAAAGAAAATTTAATACAATTTAAGTCAACACTGAATGAAACACCCCCAGATAAATTAAAAACAGTAGTGGTTGGTAAAAGGTTAAATGCAAAGGGGGGTTCTTACtcaaaaatgtctaaaaaatCTACAGAGTGCCGATTTAACTCTTCACAACCCCTAACATGCACTCCAGTTAATGATTCTACAGTTATGAGCAAAACAAGCACGTCAGAGATTGATTTAAGCACTAAAACTTCACAAAGTGTGCCACGGAAACCATTAAAACAGTATCAAAAAATATCTGTACAGTACAATACAGAGACCAGGCGATCAGAGAATAGGATACCCTTAGGAGTCACTGATGCAACCAAAATCTCTCATGATCTAATGCTTGAACCCACAGTCTTTAATGAAGAGGGTATTTTTAATATAGCAGGAGGCAATAATACACAAGCCTGGAACCAGGAGACAGATGTAGAATCAGTGCTAGATACATTTAACATGCCAGTAGAGTACAAGGGCGTTGCATTTCTTCTGGATAGTTGTGAAGAAGCTTTTGCATTGGATGTTGCTCTTTTAGCATCGGATGAAATAGGTGTGCACTGCAGTACAACAGTCGGTGTGGGAGAACCTATTGCAGATAAGTCCCAGACATTACTAAAGACCAAGATGAAGTTAAAGAGGATCTTCAGCTGCTGTGTGTCGTGA
- the lrrfip1b gene encoding uncharacterized protein lrrfip1b isoform X25, which yields MATQLTGRKRIPNREKLSAEDDALSQIAREAEARLAAKRAARAEAREIRMKELERQQKEIYHAHKKYYGLDNKWGHIEQWMEDSERYSRHTRRHTSISDDEERMSVGSRGSLRVEERSDFLEKGSRTASTLSAATLASLGGGSSRRGSCDTSVSADTEASIREMKDSLVEVEEKYRKAMVSNAHLDNEKTNLMYQVDTLRETLMEMEELLCETRRECEEKTRAYEREHHAHSVLKVQFEEMKETLKQSEELLTEAQQSHGKQKDYIREISDLQETLEWKDKKIRALERQKEYSDIIHDERDTLRDEISRLRDALKKHGIVLGSKVTTNGEVADGSIDGHVSAEPASRMIQDAHTPTISGEGMLGRTPEHYNIPKTQTEIAGNLWWTTQVLEKSSPNQQMQDGERNEKDNSSEERIDIDDLGPSDSLRDETTEDNQTESSEQEINHSSENEVRMFRAPTNKAIRTQRNLLNPNKENLIQFKSTLNETPPDKLKTVVVGKRLNAKGGSYSKMSKKSTECRFNSSQPLTCTPVNDSTVMSKTSTSEIDLSTKTSQSVPRKPLKQYQKISVQYNTETRRSENRIPLGVTDATKISHDLMLEPTVFNEEGIFNIAGGNNTQAWNQETDVESVLDTFNMPVEYKGVAFLLDSCEEAFALDVALLASDEIGVHCSTTVGVGEPIADKSQTLLKTKMKLKRIFSCCVS from the exons ATGGCAACTCAATTAACGGGAAGGAAAAGAATTCCTAACCGAGAGAAACTGTCTGCGGAGGATGATGCTCTGAGTCAAATAGCCCGAGAG GCGGAGGCCAGGCTAGCAGCTAAACGGGCTGCCCGGGCAGAAGCTCGAGAAATCCGTATGAAGGAACTGGAGAGGCAACAAAAAGAG ATATATCATGCACACAAG AAATACTATGGGCTGGACAACAAATGGGGCCATATTGAACAGTGGATG GAAGACAGTGAGCGGTATTCTCGCCACACTCGGAGACACACTTCG ATATCAGATGATGAGGAGCGCATGTCTGTTGGCAGTCGAGGCAGTTTAAGG gtgGAGGAAAGATCAGACTTCCTGGAGAAG GGCTCCAGGACAGCTTCCACGCTTTCTGCTGCAACTCTAGCATCTCTGGGTGGAGGGTCATCACGAAGAGGAAGCTGTGATACCTCGGTTTCTGCTGACACTGAGGCGTCCATACGAGAAATGAAG GACTCCCTGGTGGAGGTGGAAGAGAAATATCGTAAGGCTATGGTGTCCAATGCTCACCTGGACAATGAGAAGACCAACCTGATGTATCAGGTGGACACACTGAGAGAAACTCTGATGGAGATGGAGGAACTTTTGTGTGAGACACGCAGGGAGTGTGAAGAGAAAACCAGG GCGTATGAGCGAGAACATCATGCTCACAGTGTCCTGAAAGTCCAATTTGAGGAGATGAAGGAAACACTAAAGCAGAGTGAAGAGCTATTGACG GAAGCCCAACAGTCGCATGGGAAGCAGAAGGATTACATTAGAGAGATCTCTGACCTGCAAGAAACATTGGAATGGAAAGATAAAAAGATCCGG GCATTAGAGAGACAGAAGGAGTATTCAGACATTATCCATGACGAACGGGACACACTCAGGGATGAGATTTCCCGCCTTAGGGATGCTCTAAAG AAACATGGAATAGTTCTGGGATCTAAGGTGACGACCAACGGAGAAGTAGCAGACGGGTCGATTGATGGCCATGTAAGTGCAGAACCAGCCTCCCGAATGATCCAAGATGCTCACACGCCCACCATAAGCGGAGAAGGCATGTTAG GCAGAACTCCAGAACATTACAACATCCCTAAAACACAAACTGAGATCGCTGGAAATCTGTGGTGGACCACACAGGTGCTTGAGAAGAGTTCACCGAATCAACAGATGCAAGATGGTGAAAGAAACGAGAAGGACAATTCGTCAGAAGAGCGCATTGACATAGATGATCTTGGGCCCAGTGACAGTTTAAGAGATGAGACGACTGAGGACAATCAGACAGAAAGCAGTGAACAAGAAATAAATCATTCTTCTGAGAATGAAGTCAGGATGTTCAGGGCACCTACAAATAAAGCAATTCGGACACAGAGGAATCTTCTAAATCCTAACAAAGAAAATTTAATACAATTTAAGTCAACACTGAATGAAACACCCCCAGATAAATTAAAAACAGTAGTGGTTGGTAAAAGGTTAAATGCAAAGGGGGGTTCTTACtcaaaaatgtctaaaaaatCTACAGAGTGCCGATTTAACTCTTCACAACCCCTAACATGCACTCCAGTTAATGATTCTACAGTTATGAGCAAAACAAGCACGTCAGAGATTGATTTAAGCACTAAAACTTCACAAAGTGTGCCACGGAAACCATTAAAACAGTATCAAAAAATATCTGTACAGTACAATACAGAGACCAGGCGATCAGAGAATAGGATACCCTTAGGAGTCACTGATGCAACCAAAATCTCTCATGATCTAATGCTTGAACCCACAGTCTTTAATGAAGAGGGTATTTTTAATATAGCAGGAGGCAATAATACACAAGCCTGGAACCAGGAGACAGATGTAGAATCAGTGCTAGATACATTTAACATGCCAGTAGAGTACAAGGGCGTTGCATTTCTTCTGGATAGTTGTGAAGAAGCTTTTGCATTGGATGTTGCTCTTTTAGCATCGGATGAAATAGGTGTGCACTGCAGTACAACAGTCGGTGTGGGAGAACCTATTGCAGATAAGTCCCAGACATTACTAAAGACCAAGATGAAGTTAAAGAGGATCTTCAGCTGCTGTGTGTCGTGA